A window of Ptychodera flava strain L36383 unplaced genomic scaffold, AS_Pfla_20210202 Scaffold_132__1_contigs__length_144176_pilon, whole genome shotgun sequence contains these coding sequences:
- the LOC139126836 gene encoding peptidoglycan DL-endopeptidase CwlO-like: MGKKIQDRVIQEKEKLEQELAEKTYEVGKMEDLHRENETFKIAHGKLEADIKKIEEVLERVMREKNTIEEQLENKKKLEKQRLKQVQERLDSAIEERDGLERQLEMTKTEVKQLQDFHKKEQEKLENAKFKAESISQQIQAQLDRVIKERERLEKQLAQTKQEEAKKVTTPVGDGPGSAPPESEMKPADKGVRDTASESSETGSESETGSESESTDISDSDSESGMSTHYIGEIRKLSRKYGEQGLQ; this comes from the exons ATGGGAAAGAAAATACAGGATAGAGTCATTCAAGAAAAGGAAAAACTAGAACAGGAACTTGCAGAGAAGACATACGAAGTAGGAAAAATGGAAGATTTGCACAGAGAAAATGAAACGTTTAAAATTGCACATGGTAAATTAGAGGCAGATATTAAAAAGATTGAGGAAGTGCTAGAGAGAGTTATGcgagaaaaaaatacaatagaagagcagcttgaaaataaaaaaaagctaGAGAAGCAACGTTTAAAGCAAGTACAAGAAAGGCTAGATTCCGCCATTGAAGAAAGGGACGGTCTAGAAAGGCAACTGGAAATGACTAAGACAGAAGTAAAGCAACTGCAAGATTTTCACAAGAAAGAACAGGAAAAGTTGGAAAATGCTAAATTTAAAGCAGAATCAATTTCACAACAAATACAGGCTCAGCTAGACAGAGTCATTAAGGAGAGGGAAAGACTGGAAAAGCAACTTGCACAGACTAAACAAGAAGAGGCTAAGAAAGTAACAACCCCAG TAGGTGATGGGCCTGGATCAGCACCACCTGAATCTGAGATGAAACCAGCAGACAAAGGTGTACGTGATACTGCATCTGAATCATCAGAGACTGGTTCTGAGTCAGAGACTGGTTCTGAGTCAGAGTCAACTGACATATCAGACAGTGATTCTGAGTCAGGGATGAGTACACACTACATTGGTGAGATAAGGAAACTTTCACGTAAATATGGAG AACAGGGTTTGCAATAA